In Ostrea edulis chromosome 6, xbOstEdul1.1, whole genome shotgun sequence, a single window of DNA contains:
- the LOC125656584 gene encoding uncharacterized protein LOC125656584, whose product MEAHHVFQQIIGPRDNPFAQKTCFGWVIIGNVCLDGKHLPVLDTPSDITITCFKTHVLLNGRSTIFQPCDKELNILEKDSSQHMDIFKKRHDDNIIGHSVEDREFLNLMEKEMKISACGNWTAPLPFRKDRPPLPNNKPVALKRAMILDSSLKKNEKKCQHFVTFMEKVIHSGAAEIAPDLKDGQEVWYLPLFGVYHPKKKDQIRGVFDSSAAFQGVSLNSVLLTGPNLTNNLVGVLLRFRKDAVAISADIEQMFYSFLVNVDHRDYLRFLWYRDNDPNKELVEYRMCAHVFGNSPSPSVATFGLHKSTRNSDEDIVKFVKKAFYVDDALTSVPTASQAIDLLKRTQTVLENNGNIRLHKIASNHTDVMAAFSKEDLSTEIKLLDLEKDLLPIHQSLGLSWDLSTDSFVFHVDFAKKPDTRRGYLSMLHSIYDPLGFAGPLVIHGNIILREITALYDWDDDIDPSFVCHWESWMDSVSSLQQVTVPRMYFTKSLSQSERVELHVFCDASEQAVSAVSYMRLPIEIGIEVSFIFGKVKLAPLHGHTMPRLELCAALLAVDVAEIVNMHLNLKFTITKFYSDSMIVLGYINK is encoded by the coding sequence ATGGAAGCACACCATGTTTTCCAACAAATTATTGGTCCCAGGGACAATCCGTTTGCACAGAAAACATGCTTTGGTTGGGTTATTATTGGAAATGTGTGCTTGGATGGTAAACACTTACCTGTGCTGGATACGCCATCAGACATAACCatcacatgtttcaaaacccaCGTATTACTAAACGGTCGATCTACAATCTTCCAACCATGTGATAAAGAGTTGAACATTTTGGAGAAAGATTCAAGTCAACATATGgatattttcaagaaaagaCATGACGACAATATCATTGGTCATTCTGTGGAGGATCGTGAATTCCTTAATCTTATGGAAAAGGAAATGAAAATCAGTGCCTGTGGAAATTGGACTGCACCTCTTCCTTTTCGTAAGGATAGACCCCCATTGCCAAACAACAAACCAGTGGCATTAAAGCGAGCAATGATTCTAGATTCAAGCTTAAAAAAGAATGAGAAAAAATGTCAGCACTTCGTTACATTCATGGAAAAAGTAATACATAGCGGTGCAGCAGAGATAGCCCCAGATTTAAAGGATGGACAGGAGGTGTGGTATCTTCCATTGTTCGGAGTATACCACCCCAAGAAAAAGGATCAGATACGTGGAGTCTTCGACTCTTCTGCAGCATTCCAAGGAGTGTCTCTTAACAGTGTTCTACTCACAGGACCTAATCTGACAAACAATTTAGTAGGTGTTCTCCTTCGATTTAGGAAAGACGCTGTGGCAATATCTGCAGATATTGAACAAATGTTCTATTCATTTCTTGTTAACGTTGACCATAGAGACTATTTGCGATTTTTATGGTACAGGGATAATGATCCGAACAAGGAACTCGTAGAGTATCGCATGTGTGCTCATGTGTTTGGGAATTCTCCGTCGCCATCTGTCGCCACATTTGGCTTACACAAGAGCACTAGGAATTCTGATGAAGACATCGtgaaatttgtgaaaaaggcTTTCTACGTAGACGATGCTTTGACGTCTGTACCAACCGCTTCACAAGCAATTGATTTGTTGAAAAGAACTCAGACTGTACTGGAAAACAATGGCAATATCAGGTTACACAAAATTGCGTCAAACCATACAGACGTGATGGCGGCTTTCTCTAAAGAAGATCTAAGCACAGAAATAAAACTGCTAGATTTAGAAAAGGACTTGCTACCTATACATCAGAGCTTAGGTTTGTCATGGGATTTATCTACAGACAGTTTTGTGTTTCATGTGGATTTTGCCAAAAAACCTGACACAAGACGTGGTTATTTGTCCATGCTTCACAGCATTTATGACCCCTTAGGTTTCGCTGGACCTCTTGTGATTCACGGAAATATTATTCTTCGTGAAATTACAGCACTGTATGACTGGGATGATGACATTGACCCCTCATTTGTTTGTCATTGGGAATCATGGATGGATTCTGTTTCATCACTTCAACAAGTGACTGTTCCTCGCATGTATTTTACCAAATCTTTGAGCCAAAGTGAAAGAGTTGAACTTCATGTGTTTTGCGATGCCTCGGAACAAGCAGTCTCAGCAGTTTCCTACATGAGACTTCCAATTGAGATAGGAATAGAAGTATCTTTCATCTTCGGCAAAGTAAAATTAGCACCTCTTCATGGTCATACCATGCCACGACTTGAACTTTGTGCAGCCTTACTAGCAGTAGATGTAGCAGAAATTGTCAACATGcatctaaatttaaaatttacaatCACAAAGTTTTATTCAGACAGTATGATTGTACTGGgctatatcaataaataa